cccgccgtgaccgctaatgcgcatgcgcaagcgccaaacgtagacctcccatacggagcagtggggagatgtccccattgctccgtatgggagcaaaatgttaaaatttgcttgccgcggggcggcatgccgcccctgtgtatgtgccgccctaggcccgggcctttgtggccttgccacaaatccgggcctgcctaggGTCCctgaactttgcagagttagtcactgggtaactgcagttccaggttagaaaaaggtgggcggagccaccaaccgccaatcagatgtcactcattgactttcagtggggaaatttaaattgctgccattcagacactattaaaaccagggtccccaaacattgcacaaaggtttttactgtataactgtggtccaaggttagaaaaagtgggcagagccaacaacagatcagatttcattcagtggcttcacgtttttcaaaccaacatgaagtttgttctcagacTTCCCTTTCAAGTTATAATTTGCTGTAGAGCAGCCAGAACTATTTGAGGTTTCTATGAGTCCTGCACTTTTGTTGCCAAGTCACTCAAAGGGCATAACGGGGCCTTTCTCACTAACATGGAGTGAATGTCACCAGTGCACTATGTCCTTATTCTAACTGTACCAATGCTCATTTCTGGCTACTGTGAGCAAACTTACACATATTGTATTAACAGGCCCAGTACCTGCTGGAAGTGATGCATAGATCAAGTTTAGGGTAAAACAGCCAGATCTCTGCCTTCCTCTGTATTTTAGAGCAAAAGTTTTGTGACAAATGCTgactttttatcctttttttcttttatcccaTACAGTgttgtgcgattttttctgcgGTGCTTGAGAGCGATCTTTCTTTTACAGGATTTTTCTGGCTATTCCACAGTTCAGTTTTTTCCATTCTTTTCTGAACTAGTGTATTGAATAGCCAGATTCGACTGAAGGAGAGACCCCCTCGGGGtaccccggccttgtgccgggCCCCTCGACTTCAGCCAGAAGCCAGAGTCATCTTAGGCTTCTGGTTCTGATCATCTGGACATCGGGACAGCAGATATCATCTGGTAATCTTGCAAATCCAGTTGTTACAGAAACCTTTTGCCCATGAGAAATCTGTACTACGGCAATTACAAGTCTCCTGAAAATGCCTTTTACATATGGTGATCCAAACGTTGGTGAATGATAAGGCATTTTAAGGAGAATTTTCTTCTTAGGGGGTTGATAAATCTCTTAATGTGCTATTGCCCTTAGAGCATGTCTGCCCTAAATAAACTGGGGGTGCCACTTTGTTAGATCTCTTTCCTGGGCCTGCGCTCCTTTATGCAATAAGTACCCTGACCAGGGGAATGTACTGCAGGCAGCCATGTCACAGTAGTGAAACCTTCCCTATTGCTGTTAACATAAGGCTCATTTGTACACCTCTTTTGCCTTTAGGTTGCTGTAGCGCAAGGAAGATGCCGGCGCTTCGGGTAATGTATCTGTTTCTTTTCTAGTTCCAAAAAAAGAGAAACACACTCTCCTTTTTACACATTTAATGGAAAATATAGCCTCTTACGCATCTCGCTGTCTGTTTTAGTTCTCACTAATATTGAGAGAGGTGACAGGTGGAGTGGGGAGGGCTAATGACAAACAAAATGCCCTAGCCCTTATGCCTGACATGCCGTCACTATTCTCCTTAAAGCCAGATACGTTTCAAATTGTATCAATAAAGCTCTTTCTTTTCATTTACAGATGCTACTCCGTGCCCTGGAGGATTTCAGGGCAGAATATACTAATTTTGAACAAATTCTTTCCTATTACGGTAAAATCTTAAATATTAAATCATAAATTCCTTAAGTCATTGTGCTTGTAAGTAGGCCAACAGCTTTTCCCTGGGATTAGAAAGTgtcactcccagcattcccatgtACATCAGCAGCTTTATTTTGCTTAAACTTGATTCACCCAAGCTACTTTCTTGGTACCTGTACAAACTGGGTATGCATCAACGACTGTGCTGAATCCTTTGAGATGGGTGCATATGCAGTCCAAAAAGCCCTTGCCAGGGGCAAATAGATATAGCACTGCCTTTTTTTCTGCAGCATTTGGTTTCTGCTTTCTTGGTATCTGACTGCCCTTGTACCCAGCTTGGATCAGTTGAAGTGATACCTGGGAGCAGGAGAAAAATGGGGTTGTATCACTCTGTAGTGAAGAACCCTGGGCTTGTGCTAGTTAGTCCTCCAGATGGGAGAAAATGATTTTGGTCTCTAGTGTATGGCTATAAAACTATCACCACCGGTGCTCTAGACTttattgggggttatgtaatatataatatttactgtacaactgcttaaaagcaaacatttcattgtTGGCTAaggggttactgcacttgggcaaacttagcgacttttattacatatcgggGTATGTCGTCTGAAAGGTCCAGTACATGCTATTAAATGGGAAGTAGTCTACAAGACATGACACAAAATATAAAAGATCAGAAAAGTGACAACACTGGCCAAGGTTGCAGCATTAGATGATTATATGTGAATTTATTTCCTTCCTTTAGCTCAGtgcttaataaaaatgtatttttctctgcAGAACTTTTTTACAGGCGGCATTTCGGAAAGATGGAAGACctgtaagtaaaacaaaaatgctcTTTTTACATGTTCAGTATTGTTTGCCATTGCCCCAGGAAAGTCCAAGGCCAATAAGGGTAGAAAATGGCATTCCTTGGGGCCCATACCCTTTGTGATGGGCTGCAGGCTATGCTCTGTGCCTTGTGCCAGATTTAGAATCTGCTGCAAAGTAAGTAAAGGGCTCTCCTGCACCTTGTGGCACCTGAAGTTCTCTACTTTGTGTATCTTTGTAAAAGATGGGGGTGTTCCAGGGGACAGTCACATACCCCCAGCCATTTGCCCTCTCTAAATTTAGCACTGTCACATGCAGCCAGTGTCACATTCAGAGACAGGTGCAGTCCTTTGCACAAAATGGTGCCATGTGCACAGTGCAAAAACCAGGTGCAAATCCTCTTGCCCCATGcatggtaaatgagcccccttaTGTTTCTACCTTTAGTATAGATAAACTCTAAGCAGTGTTTTCACCCAAGTGCCCTATTTATAAATGTTCACTCAATTTTGGCTGACTTATTTTTCCTTTCATTAATTCTCCTTGGGATTTCTTTTTCAGAGAACATTTTCTCAGATCGTATGCTGCCTgccataaaaacatatataaggATAACATCGCCAACTACTTGACGATGATCAAGTATCGGGTAAGAAAgaaatccaaaaatatatgtttagataaatattgaataaattacattaaatagATTGCAAACCCTTGTCCTTGCATATTTCATAGCTGGATCTGGACTCCACATGGTGAGATGGCACAAGGCTCAGGCAATCCATATCGGACTGgtgtgtctggggcccaccaggaatacAACCCCAATTGTAAAGTCCACCAGGCTTGCTTGTGCCCCCCCATATAGCGCTGCATCACATTTTATTTGACGTGATTAGGGGTGGAGCATTGTTACCGGGTCAGACAGGGGCTAGTTCTGCGGGGGCCTGctggggtttttcccagtgtccaatGGTCCAGTCCAACGCACATGCGCATCCTTTTCgatcacatatggagcactggggacaggacactcTGAAGTTTTTTTGCAcatcccatccccagtgctccatatgtgagaatattttacttgcagctgggcagcatgccaccctaggcacaggcctttCTGGCATCACTACAAATCCGGTCCTGTGTACACGAGCCCCTAGGAGTCAGTCAGGGAGTCATAATTATAATGAGGATATAGAAAAACTACTTGCAGAACTTACTGTGGGATCCAGCCTTTCCCTTATAGGTCTGATCACAAGAGGAATAGCACCGATTCATAGATTCCATTCTCACACTGCTACCTTTTTCATTTTACAGAAACAACTGAAAGTGCTGGAGAGGGCTTATTACCGCCTCTATAAAATTCTATCTCGGTCTCCTGtaagtattattattgttatcacAGAGAAATCTATTATTTACTGCATGCCTCTATAATAATTGGGGAGGTGGGCTTGTAAGGTCACCCACCAAGTGCCATTTTCACCAACAAGAAAAATCATACATTGTACAAAATGGTacaatacagtatggggttaTTAACTGACACTGCATAGACCTGTGTTACAAGGGACCCCATGGGTGCAGTAGTGACAATGGTACAAAGTATTGCTTCATATTGTGTCTCTTCTACCACAGAATGTCCATGAAAGAAGAAGCATTAGGAGACAGTACTTCAAGTATAAAAGACTCCATAGAGTAAGTTGATCACTGCTCACTGTTCCTGATGcttttttgaatatttattgtaaaatttCTATAGGATAAactaagggactgatttactaaaattcattttttactggccttgaaagttgtataaactcggCATGGTTTAAATTTGAATCACACTTGatcattgtatttataaaatgtcactataatgcttgaatcgttcgtaaAAAAATCGAAAATAAAAAACTTgacaaattcaaatttaaaaggacattcgtttccatg
The sequence above is a segment of the Xenopus tropicalis strain Nigerian chromosome 7, UCB_Xtro_10.0, whole genome shotgun sequence genome. Coding sequences within it:
- the LOC116412321 gene encoding uncharacterized protein LOC116412321, producing the protein MPALRMLLRALEDFRAEYTNFEQILSYYELFYRRHFGKMEDLEHFLRSYAACHKNIYKDNIANYLTMIKYRKQLKVLERAYYRLYKILSRSPNVHERRSIRRQYFKYKRLHRTVRRNLRVIRKKIMEKEKELEEVAGTSKLQEEPLAPEKNKGQEPSASREEEEVPPEENLTLGRRVKKAVTNRLQRIWISTRRFMRQACCLHPPPAP